One segment of Candidatus Hydrogenedentota bacterium DNA contains the following:
- a CDS encoding M23 family metallopeptidase, with amino-acid sequence MNVTATAIQLAKATPDYTVSRRRIAPGAFQRALKSAAQSSSGKTSPVAHTVRPGETLWSICKAHLCGQARPADASAISDAVQQVARHNGIADANFIVAGQKVDVSILDTPAKGVSAATAPSRAARTGGESEFSGLGGPSLVSNPRTEALWRAKKAAMQAKEALAGILKEDTASEAAEGIEKSFNGLLGGPAWLSSGFGLRKDPFTARAQKHSGVDLAASKGTEVYALQEGRVTYSGWRGDYGRLVVVRHEDGTETRYGHLSERLVKEGETVDSNTVIGKVGTSGRSTGPHLHFEIRKNARPVNPLPHLLD; translated from the coding sequence ATGAACGTAACCGCAACAGCGATTCAGCTCGCCAAGGCGACCCCAGACTATACGGTCTCGCGCCGGCGCATCGCGCCCGGGGCCTTCCAGCGAGCATTGAAATCGGCAGCGCAGTCTTCGAGCGGCAAAACCTCCCCGGTAGCGCATACCGTGCGGCCGGGTGAAACGTTGTGGTCGATCTGCAAGGCGCATCTGTGCGGTCAGGCCCGTCCCGCCGATGCCTCGGCGATTTCGGATGCGGTTCAACAGGTTGCGCGCCACAACGGCATCGCGGACGCCAATTTCATCGTCGCGGGCCAGAAGGTCGACGTATCTATCCTGGATACCCCCGCCAAGGGAGTCTCAGCAGCCACTGCGCCATCACGGGCGGCAAGAACGGGCGGGGAATCTGAATTCTCAGGCCTGGGAGGCCCTTCCCTCGTCTCGAATCCGCGGACCGAGGCCCTTTGGAGAGCAAAGAAGGCCGCGATGCAGGCTAAGGAAGCCCTTGCTGGCATTCTGAAAGAGGACACCGCGTCCGAGGCGGCCGAGGGAATCGAAAAATCGTTCAACGGACTGCTGGGAGGCCCTGCTTGGCTCTCCTCGGGGTTCGGCCTGCGCAAGGACCCGTTCACAGCCCGAGCCCAGAAGCACAGCGGCGTCGACCTTGCCGCCTCCAAGGGCACGGAAGTTTATGCCCTGCAAGAGGGGCGAGTCACCTACAGCGGCTGGCGGGGCGATTACGGGCGGCTCGTGGTTGTCCGGCATGAAGACGGCACCGAGACGCGCTACGGACACCTCTCGGAGCGGCTCGTGAAAGAAGGCGAGACGGTCGATTCGAACACCGTCATTGGAAAAGTGGGAACGTCAGGGCGGTCTACGGGTCCCCACCTTCACTTTGAAATACGGAAAAACGCCCGCCCCGTGAATCCGCTGCCCCATCTCCTCGACTAG
- a CDS encoding sulfatase, with translation MAWVMMLAAVMASPDVFFVTVDTLRADHLGMYGYERPTSPNLDALAAKSLRFDNCVCEVPLTSPSFGSMLASRYPRSTATTRNGLPMPAWAPLATERFYAAGYQTICIQSNWTLKADLCGLDRGFERYDADFRTRRWGVLKSERYADEVSRRAVEAIKTRDPGRPLFCWIHYSDPHAPYRYHEGFDPWGIPLRKLGDIEQTRARYDSELAYADHHIQEVLSILPKENAFIVFVADHGESLHEHNYLGHGRRVYQPGVRIPLFIHGPGIQPGVTHRPARALDIGPTLLGLAGLEPFPGMEGVDLLNGNVPDGRVRVFETYGGAVPNLPGAKAIMGDLPSMRQAVIDGAWKLIIDGPRDELFHLEDDPGELQNLSGARPGDVARLRKFIEEWDAKTPRIAPKKAELSAEDIEALEDLGYVE, from the coding sequence ATGGCCTGGGTGATGATGCTTGCCGCCGTCATGGCGTCGCCAGACGTGTTCTTTGTCACGGTGGACACCTTGCGCGCCGATCATCTCGGCATGTACGGATACGAACGCCCTACGTCGCCCAACCTGGATGCCCTTGCCGCGAAATCCCTGCGTTTCGACAACTGCGTGTGCGAGGTGCCGCTCACCTCGCCATCGTTCGGCTCGATGCTTGCGTCGCGCTATCCGCGCAGTACTGCCACGACGCGAAACGGCCTGCCCATGCCGGCGTGGGCGCCTTTGGCAACCGAGCGGTTTTACGCGGCGGGGTACCAGACGATATGCATCCAGAGCAACTGGACGTTGAAAGCCGATCTGTGCGGGCTTGACCGCGGGTTCGAACGTTACGATGCCGATTTCCGCACGAGGCGCTGGGGTGTGCTGAAATCGGAGCGGTATGCCGACGAAGTTTCCAGGAGGGCGGTGGAGGCCATCAAGACGCGCGACCCCGGCCGGCCGCTCTTCTGTTGGATCCACTACTCCGACCCTCACGCGCCCTACCGGTATCACGAGGGCTTCGACCCGTGGGGCATCCCGCTCCGAAAGCTTGGCGACATCGAGCAAACCCGCGCCCGGTATGACTCCGAGCTTGCGTATGCCGACCACCACATCCAAGAGGTTTTGAGCATCCTCCCCAAGGAGAACGCCTTTATTGTATTCGTGGCGGACCACGGTGAAAGCCTGCACGAGCATAACTATCTCGGACATGGCCGCCGCGTGTATCAACCCGGCGTGCGCATACCCCTCTTCATTCATGGCCCGGGAATCCAGCCGGGAGTGACGCACCGCCCCGCGCGCGCACTGGATATCGGCCCCACCCTGCTGGGGCTCGCCGGTCTGGAACCGTTCCCCGGCATGGAAGGCGTGGACCTCCTCAACGGGAATGTGCCCGACGGACGCGTGCGGGTCTTCGAGACATACGGGGGCGCCGTGCCCAATCTGCCCGGGGCGAAAGCCATCATGGGCGACCTGCCTTCGATGCGCCAGGCCGTCATCGATGGCGCCTGGAAACTCATCATCGACGGCCCTCGCGATGAATTGTTCCATCTCGAAGATGACCCGGGGGAGCTGCAGAACCTGTCCGGCGCACGCCCCGGCGACGTGGCGCGTCTGCGCAAGTTCATCGAGGAGTGGGACGCGAAGACGCCGCGTATAGCGCCGAAGAAAGCCGAACTCTCCGCGGAGGATATTGAGGCCCTGGAAGACCTGGGCTACGTCGAGTGA
- the truA gene encoding tRNA pseudouridine(38-40) synthase TruA — translation MEKDEENVPEPGQAHQTLKAIVRYEGTAFAGWQVQPGERTVQGSIEAALSKIANRPVSVHGASRTDAGVHALGQVCSWEWPEDADLARLRRSLCKMLGPDIRIETLEQASHGFHARKSAHSKRYAYVLHMARYPDPLLRRYAWTVPWNLDFGLLSALAGRVAGTHDFAGFQGGGSSIQDTTRTLFSVKLEQGLVVGPETCPGAWRITFHGDGFLYKMARNITGTLVEIARGHAPASRLEHVLGQPGPYHGHTAPPQGLFLLEVLYE, via the coding sequence ATGGAAAAAGACGAAGAGAATGTCCCGGAGCCGGGCCAGGCACACCAGACGCTGAAGGCCATAGTCCGTTACGAGGGAACGGCGTTCGCGGGGTGGCAGGTGCAACCCGGCGAACGCACGGTGCAGGGCAGCATCGAGGCCGCTCTCTCGAAGATTGCCAACCGGCCCGTAAGCGTGCACGGAGCTTCGCGCACGGACGCCGGGGTGCACGCCTTGGGCCAGGTGTGCTCGTGGGAATGGCCGGAGGATGCCGACCTGGCCAGGCTGCGGCGTTCCCTGTGCAAGATGCTTGGACCCGACATACGCATCGAGACGCTCGAGCAAGCCTCACACGGTTTCCATGCCCGCAAGAGCGCCCATTCGAAACGCTATGCCTACGTGCTGCACATGGCGCGCTATCCCGACCCGCTCCTTCGCCGGTATGCGTGGACCGTTCCCTGGAACCTCGATTTCGGACTGCTGAGCGCGCTGGCAGGACGGGTTGCCGGAACGCACGACTTCGCGGGCTTCCAGGGAGGCGGGAGCTCCATACAGGACACCACCCGGACTCTCTTCTCCGTAAAACTGGAGCAGGGCCTCGTCGTCGGGCCCGAGACCTGCCCCGGCGCATGGCGCATCACGTTCCATGGCGACGGGTTCCTGTACAAAATGGCGCGAAATATCACAGGAACCCTGGTCGAAATCGCCCGGGGACATGCGCCGGCCTCCCGCCTTGAGCACGTACTCGGGCAGCCCGGGCCGTATCACGGTCATACCGCCCCGCCGCAAGGATTATTCTTGTTGGAAGTGCTCTACGAATGA
- the rfbD gene encoding dTDP-4-dehydrorhamnose reductase, with the protein MKVLIIGAKGQLGSELCRMFQEDCEVVAADLPELDITDAKGVEAIVSHCGPGLVINAAAYTDVEGAQNDRRGAFDVNETGARHVAASAKQAGAPVVYFSTDYVFFGAHDREVEPEDPIMPRGVYAESKAAGEEATRAANPNHFIVRTAWLYGPGGNNFVEKILRAAETQPEVTVVQDEVGCPTHTFDLAEATRALCRTTAYGTYHGVNRGCCSRYEFARKIFSLAGVTTPVMPCTMEEFPSQAPRPAFSALSTQRLTKACGYVMRPWQQALAHYMERRKQRI; encoded by the coding sequence ATGAAGGTCTTGATCATCGGAGCAAAGGGTCAGCTCGGGTCCGAGTTGTGCCGTATGTTTCAAGAGGACTGCGAGGTCGTTGCCGCGGACCTGCCGGAACTCGACATTACGGACGCGAAGGGCGTCGAGGCCATCGTTTCTCACTGCGGGCCCGGCCTTGTCATCAATGCCGCCGCCTATACGGACGTTGAAGGGGCGCAGAACGATCGGCGGGGCGCATTTGACGTGAACGAAACAGGGGCCCGCCATGTGGCCGCCTCCGCGAAACAGGCCGGAGCGCCGGTCGTATATTTCAGCACGGACTACGTGTTTTTTGGCGCGCACGACAGAGAGGTCGAGCCTGAAGACCCCATCATGCCGCGTGGCGTCTACGCAGAATCGAAAGCAGCCGGCGAGGAAGCCACCCGCGCCGCCAATCCGAATCATTTCATCGTGCGGACCGCCTGGCTGTACGGGCCCGGAGGAAACAACTTCGTGGAGAAAATCCTGCGGGCCGCCGAGACGCAACCGGAGGTGACCGTCGTGCAGGATGAGGTAGGCTGTCCCACCCACACCTTCGATCTTGCCGAAGCGACGCGGGCCTTGTGCAGGACCACCGCATACGGGACCTATCACGGGGTCAACCGGGGATGTTGTTCGCGCTACGAATTCGCCCGCAAGATATTCAGCCTGGCAGGCGTGACGACACCCGTGATGCCCTGTACGATGGAGGAGTTCCCTTCCCAAGCGCCCCGGCCTGCCTTTTCCGCCCTCTCGACGCAACGGCTTACCAAGGCCTGCGGATACGTCATGCGTCCATGGCAGCAGGCCCTGGCACACTACATGGAGCGAAGGAAACAACGGATATGA
- the rfbB gene encoding dTDP-glucose 4,6-dehydratase — MKRIVVTGGAGFIGSNFVRCMLAAYPDVHIVTFDKLTYAGNLDNLKGIDERRHTFIKGDICDKEAIRAAMKGCGAVVNFAAGSHVDRSIMGADDFIATNVAGVHNICEAARELDTPRVLLVSTDEVYGSIDEGSFTEQSPPRPGNPYSASKAGGELIALAHFNTFGTPIIITRGSNTYGPYQYPEKVLPLFVTNALDNQPLPLYSGGENNVRDWLYVEDHCRGIETALHRGRPGEIYNIAGGNERRNIVLTHKVLELTGKSRELIQLVKDRPGHDRRYSIDAAKLRALGWAPRMDWDEGMALTVKWYRDNEWWWRKIKTGEFLEYYRKQYQER, encoded by the coding sequence ATGAAGCGAATCGTCGTGACCGGCGGCGCAGGATTCATCGGGTCGAATTTCGTACGATGCATGCTGGCTGCCTATCCCGATGTGCACATCGTCACCTTCGACAAGCTGACCTATGCGGGCAACCTCGACAATCTCAAAGGCATCGACGAACGCAGGCACACGTTCATCAAAGGCGACATCTGCGACAAGGAGGCTATCAGGGCGGCCATGAAAGGGTGCGGCGCCGTCGTAAACTTCGCGGCGGGCAGCCACGTGGATCGCAGCATCATGGGCGCGGACGACTTCATCGCTACAAACGTGGCCGGCGTGCACAACATCTGCGAGGCAGCCCGAGAACTCGATACGCCGCGGGTGCTCCTCGTCTCCACGGACGAAGTGTACGGCAGCATTGACGAAGGGTCGTTCACGGAACAATCGCCGCCCCGGCCGGGAAACCCCTATTCGGCGAGCAAGGCGGGCGGCGAACTGATCGCCCTGGCCCACTTCAACACGTTCGGCACCCCGATCATCATCACGCGGGGCTCGAATACCTACGGCCCGTATCAGTACCCGGAAAAGGTCCTCCCTCTCTTTGTGACCAACGCGCTGGATAACCAACCTCTGCCGCTGTACAGCGGCGGTGAAAACAACGTGCGAGACTGGCTTTACGTCGAAGACCACTGCCGGGGGATCGAGACGGCGCTCCACCGCGGCCGGCCCGGAGAGATCTACAATATCGCGGGCGGCAACGAGCGGCGAAACATCGTGCTCACGCACAAGGTCCTGGAACTGACCGGCAAGAGCCGGGAACTCATCCAGCTTGTGAAGGACAGGCCGGGCCACGACAGGCGGTATTCGATCGACGCGGCCAAACTTAGAGCCCTGGGATGGGCGCCACGGATGGATTGGGACGAGGGCATGGCCCTCACCGTCAAGTGGTACCGCGACAACGAGTGGTGGTGGCGAAAGATCAAGACCGGCGAGTTTCTGGAGTATTACCGCAAGCAGTACCAGGAACGGTAA
- a CDS encoding GxxExxY protein, with amino-acid sequence MVACAVALHREMGPGPLETVYEAALAGDLEAGVGAWHGKFPSQSSFAGSNSTKGFVQTSSWKIPVLVELKSVENVTKAHHRQVLTYLRLTGIRHGYVLNFGEASMRDGIPRIINGDIEQISLRRGRHFLRVRCVSV; translated from the coding sequence ATTGTGGCGTGCGCGGTGGCGCTTCATCGCGAGATGGGTCCCGGGCCGTTGGAAACAGTGTACGAAGCGGCGCTTGCAGGCGATCTGGAGGCCGGGGTCGGCGCGTGGCACGGCAAGTTCCCATCCCAATCGAGCTTCGCAGGCTCCAATTCGACGAAGGGTTTCGTGCAGACCTCATCGTGGAAGATACCTGTTCTTGTGGAACTCAAATCCGTGGAAAATGTCACGAAGGCGCACCACAGGCAGGTGTTGACCTATCTGCGGTTGACGGGTATCAGGCACGGCTATGTACTCAACTTCGGCGAGGCTTCAATGAGGGACGGCATTCCCCGCATCATAAACGGAGACATTGAGCAGATTTCGCTTCGGCGCGGGCGCCATTTCCTCCGTGTCCGTTGTGTCTCTGTGTGA
- the aroF gene encoding 3-deoxy-7-phosphoheptulonate synthase yields the protein MASRKKEDIDRVVERIQEFGYQAHLIEGVERTVIGAVGDERGKDRLQSLESLPGVESVVRILKPFKLAGRELRKEDSVYHVGSAQIGGGRFCVMAGPCSVESREQIIETACLVKESGAAVLRGGAYKPRTSPYSFQGLEEEGLHLLQEASRAAGMPFVTEVMNPEQVPLVEEHADILQIGARNMQNFGLLKAVGRTRKPIFLKRGMMSTINELLMSAEYIMSEGNHQVILCERGIRTFETETRNTLDLSAVPLLKKYSHLPVVVDPSHATGHWELVIPMARASVAAGADGIMVEVHPRPAEAFSDGAQSLKPEKFKKLMAEIQPILKALGKTL from the coding sequence ATGGCCTCCCGGAAAAAGGAGGATATCGACCGCGTCGTCGAGAGAATTCAGGAGTTCGGTTATCAAGCGCATCTTATCGAAGGCGTCGAGCGCACCGTCATCGGGGCGGTCGGCGACGAGCGGGGCAAGGATCGCCTGCAATCCCTCGAGTCGCTTCCCGGCGTCGAGAGCGTCGTGCGGATTCTCAAGCCTTTTAAGCTTGCGGGGCGTGAACTCCGTAAGGAAGACAGTGTCTATCACGTGGGCAGCGCGCAGATTGGCGGGGGGCGGTTCTGCGTGATGGCGGGCCCGTGCTCGGTCGAGTCGCGCGAGCAGATCATAGAGACCGCCTGCCTGGTCAAGGAGTCGGGCGCCGCGGTGCTGCGAGGGGGCGCATACAAACCGCGCACGTCGCCGTACAGTTTCCAGGGTCTGGAAGAGGAGGGGCTGCACCTTCTGCAGGAGGCCAGTCGCGCAGCCGGCATGCCGTTCGTCACCGAGGTGATGAATCCTGAGCAGGTGCCGCTGGTCGAAGAACACGCCGACATCCTGCAGATCGGCGCGCGCAACATGCAGAATTTCGGCCTCCTGAAAGCGGTTGGGAGAACGCGCAAACCCATATTCCTGAAACGCGGCATGATGTCCACCATCAACGAACTCCTCATGTCCGCCGAATACATCATGTCCGAGGGAAACCACCAGGTCATTCTGTGCGAACGGGGCATCCGGACGTTCGAGACGGAAACCCGGAACACCCTTGACCTCAGCGCGGTGCCGCTGCTGAAAAAGTACAGCCACCTGCCGGTGGTCGTGGATCCCAGCCATGCCACCGGCCACTGGGAATTGGTGATTCCCATGGCGAGAGCTTCGGTAGCGGCCGGAGCGGACGGCATCATGGTGGAAGTCCACCCAAGACCGGCCGAGGCGTTCTCTGACGGCGCCCAGTCGTTGAAACCGGAGAAGTTCAAGAAGCTCATGGCCGAAATACAGCCCATTCTCAAGGCATTGGGAAAGACCTTGTAG
- the scpB gene encoding SMC-Scp complex subunit ScpB encodes MANDDIQELEASGAGEAAEETEAAVDETSAVEEQPFERPCAEEEDAAWDDEGDELEPVEQLGRDETRGVLHALLFVSDKPVSVDRLSEALGNVDYDVVRNLLAELREQLEERHAPYVLREIAGGYQLATRSEFAPYIRRMFQIKKRNRLSKAALETLAIIAYKQPCTRADVESIRGVSVSYAFEILREKRLIKVAGVAETVGRPKIYRTTDEFLAHFGIKSLKELPTIKELRETV; translated from the coding sequence ATGGCAAACGATGATATTCAAGAACTAGAGGCCTCCGGGGCGGGCGAAGCTGCCGAAGAAACGGAAGCGGCCGTAGACGAGACCTCCGCCGTGGAGGAGCAACCCTTCGAACGGCCCTGCGCGGAAGAGGAAGACGCTGCATGGGACGACGAGGGAGACGAGCTCGAACCCGTCGAGCAACTGGGCCGCGATGAGACCCGCGGCGTGCTGCATGCGCTTCTGTTTGTGTCCGACAAACCCGTCAGCGTAGACCGGCTCTCGGAAGCGTTGGGGAACGTCGACTACGACGTCGTGCGGAACCTGCTTGCGGAACTGCGCGAACAACTCGAGGAGCGGCATGCGCCGTATGTGTTGCGGGAGATCGCCGGAGGTTACCAACTGGCGACGCGCAGCGAGTTCGCGCCCTACATCCGCCGCATGTTTCAGATCAAGAAACGCAATCGATTGTCCAAGGCCGCACTGGAAACGCTGGCCATCATTGCCTACAAGCAGCCGTGTACCCGCGCCGACGTGGAAAGCATCCGCGGGGTAAGCGTTTCCTATGCCTTCGAGATCTTGCGCGAGAAGCGCCTCATTAAGGTGGCGGGCGTCGCGGAAACGGTGGGACGCCCGAAGATTTACCGCACCACCGACGAGTTTCTTGCCCACTTCGGCATCAAGAGCCTCAAAGAGCTGCCAACCATCAAGGAATTGCGCGAAACCGTGTAA